A genomic window from Gossypium hirsutum isolate 1008001.06 chromosome D10, Gossypium_hirsutum_v2.1, whole genome shotgun sequence includes:
- the LOC107914926 gene encoding legumin B precursor has protein sequence MAYTSLLSFSVCLLVLFHGCCAQIDLVTNHHQDPPWGQPQQPQPRHQSQCQLQNLNALQPKHRFRSEAGETEFWDQNEDQFQCAGVAFLRHKIQRKGLLLPSFTSAPMLFYVEQGEGIHGAVFPGCPETYQSQSQQNIQDRPQRDQHQKLRRLKEGDVVALPAGVAHWIFNNGRSQLVLVALVDVGNDANQLDENFRKFFLAGSPQGGVVRGGQSRDRNQRQSRTQRGEREEEESQESGGNNVLSGFRDNLLAQAFGIDTRLARKLQNERDNRGAIVRMEHGFEWPEEGQRRQGREEEGEEEREPKWQRRQESQEEGSEEEEREERGRGRRRSGNGLEETFCSMRLKHRTPASSADVFNPRGGRITTVNSFNLPILQYLQLSAERGVLYNNAIYAPHWNMNAHSIVYITRGNGRIQIVSENGEAIFDEQVERGQVITVPQNHAVVKKAGRRGFEWIAFKTNANAKISQIAGRVSIMRGLPVDVLANSFGISREEAMRLKHNRQEVSVFSPRQGSQQ, from the exons ATGGCTTACACTTCTTTGCTTTCTTTTAGCGTTTGCTTGCTTGTTCTCTTCCATGGCTGCTGTGCTCAGATAGATCTCGTCACTAACCATCACCAGGATCCACCTTGGGGGCAGCCTCAGCAACCTCAGCCACGTCACCAATCCCAATGCCAACTCCAGAACTTGAATGCTCTTCAGCCTAAGCACCGGTTTAGGTCAGAGGCTGGTGAAACTGAGTTCTGGGACCAAAATGAGGATCAATTCCAGTGTGCTGGTGTTGCTTTCCTACGTCATAAGATCCAGCGCAAAGGACTTTTATTGCCTTCATTTACCAGTGCTCCTATGCTTTTCTATGTTGAACAAG GGGAGGGTATTCATGGGGCGGTCTTCCCAGGTTGTCCCGAGACATATCAATCACAGTCGCAACAAAATATACAAGATAGGCCACAAAGAGATCAGCACCAAAAGCTCAGACGGTTGAAGGAGGGCGATGTGGTTGCCTTGCCTGCTGGAGTAGCTCACTGGATTTTCAACAATGGGCGGTCTCAACTTGTGTTGGTCGCACTTGTTGATGTTGGCAATGATGCCAACCAGCTCGATGAGAACTTCAGG AAATTCTTCCTTGCTGGTAGTCCACAAGGAGGTGTGGTAAGAGGAGGTCAAAGCAGAGACCGAAACCAAAGGCAAAGCAGAACCCAGAGAGGGGAACGGGAGGAGGAAGAGTCGCAAGAGAGCGGCGGAAACAATGTGCTCAGTGGCTTTCGCGACAATCTCCTGGCGCAGGCTTTCGGAATTGATACCAGGCTAGCAAGGAAGCTACAAAACGAAAGAGATAACAGGGGAGCCATTGTTAGAATGGAGCATGGATTTGAGTGGCCCGAGGAAGGGCAGAGGCGACAAGGACGTGAAGAGGAgggagaagaagaaagagaaccGAAATGGCAGAGGCGACAAGAAAGTCAAGAAGAGGGATctgaggaagaagaaagagaagaacgAGGAAGAGGAAGGAGAAGGTCAGGAAACGGCTTAGAAGAAACATTCTGCTCAATGAGACTGAAACACAGGACCCCTGCTTCCTCTGCTGATGTTTTCAACCCACGAGGTGGTCGCATCACCACAGTTAACAGTTTCAATCTTCCCATTCTCCAATACCTCCAACTCAGCGCCGAGAGGGGAGTCCTTTACAAT AATGCTATCTACGCTCCTCACTGGAACATGAATGCCCACAGCATTGTTTACATCACAAGGGGAAATGGAAGGATTCAAATTGTGTCGGAAAATGGAGAGGCGATATTCGATGAGCAGGTTGAGAGGGGTCAGGTCATAACCGTACCCCAGAATCATGCAGTGGTGAAAAAAGCAGGAAGGCGAGGGTTTGAATGGATAGCATTCAAGACAAATGCCAATGCTAAGATTAGTCAGATTGCTGGACGTGTCTCCATTATGCGAGGATTGCCGGTGGACGTGCTGGCCAACTCCTTTGGTATATCCCGGGAGGAGGCCATGAGGTTGAAGCATAACAGACAGGAGGTGTCGGTTTTTAGCCCAAGGCAAGGCTCGCAACAGTAG